A portion of the Tepidisphaeraceae bacterium genome contains these proteins:
- a CDS encoding fibronectin type III domain-containing protein, with translation MASNLASAIAKAPPVDANGDGTPDDDLDGDGVPDDDDKDGVPNLDDTDSDNDGIADPVDTDNDNDGIPDDEDNDDDGDGVVDEEDEDGFGGGNSPVGEPDPSPGIPGESGAPAVPTGLSAVNQRTSYVSLTWGYASDNESGFVIQQASDEAFTSGVKFFNVPANTTSRSLTDLKPGTAYFFRIKSYNAVGPSAFSPVLIAVTAPTGLKTTINVANRIELSWEPGGGNAQIVVERQQWTGPTHYNPAEPLEEFKPLVTLDAGVSEFQDTGVTEGVRYSYRIKAKYEDVSSSFSYATWAYARPASPSGLSASLASRTRAGSLGGDNVGQFYANYNLTWADNSGHEDGFVIERSTDGVTWDNYYYHWYGYWNYTGTNSEHATLYHHWDTDRDADELYVRVRAYGGGQYSDPSNVIELSRPAPGPDVLPHVYMWNGGSATEGQEDRTKL, from the coding sequence TTGGCGTCAAACCTGGCGTCGGCCATCGCCAAGGCACCACCGGTCGACGCGAACGGCGACGGGACCCCGGACGACGACCTCGACGGTGACGGCGTTCCGGATGACGACGACAAGGATGGCGTTCCCAACTTAGACGACACCGACAGCGACAACGACGGAATTGCCGACCCGGTCGATACCGACAACGACAACGACGGCATCCCCGATGACGAGGACAACGACGACGACGGTGACGGAGTCGTTGATGAGGAAGATGAGGACGGCTTCGGCGGTGGCAATAGCCCTGTCGGTGAGCCCGACCCGTCGCCCGGCATTCCAGGCGAGAGCGGTGCGCCCGCGGTCCCCACGGGGCTGTCGGCGGTGAACCAGCGGACATCGTACGTCTCCCTGACGTGGGGCTACGCGTCGGACAACGAGAGCGGTTTCGTCATCCAGCAGGCGTCGGACGAAGCGTTTACGTCCGGCGTCAAGTTCTTCAACGTTCCTGCTAACACCACCAGCAGATCGCTGACGGACCTTAAACCGGGCACTGCTTACTTCTTCCGCATTAAGTCCTACAACGCCGTCGGTCCGTCCGCATTTTCTCCGGTCCTCATCGCGGTCACCGCGCCCACAGGCCTGAAGACGACGATCAACGTCGCCAACCGCATCGAACTGTCCTGGGAACCTGGTGGTGGCAACGCTCAGATTGTCGTCGAACGGCAGCAGTGGACCGGTCCGACCCATTACAATCCCGCCGAGCCACTCGAAGAGTTCAAACCGCTGGTTACGCTCGACGCGGGTGTGAGCGAATTTCAAGACACAGGCGTCACGGAGGGCGTCCGGTACAGTTACCGGATCAAGGCGAAGTACGAGGATGTCTCGTCGTCGTTTTCGTATGCAACTTGGGCTTATGCGAGGCCGGCGAGCCCGTCGGGACTGTCGGCCTCGCTCGCGTCCCGCACGCGGGCCGGGTCGCTTGGCGGTGACAATGTCGGCCAGTTCTATGCCAACTACAATCTAACTTGGGCGGATAACAGCGGTCACGAGGATGGGTTCGTCATCGAACGCAGCACCGACGGCGTGACGTGGGACAACTACTACTATCATTGGTACGGCTATTGGAACTACACCGGGACGAACTCCGAACACGCGACCCTTTACCATCACTGGGACACCGATCGCGATGCGGACGAGTTGTACGTTCGCGTGCGGGCCTACGGCGGCGGTCAATATTCCGACCCGTCCAACGTCATCGAGCTGTCGCGACCCGCTCCCGGGCCGGACGTGCTGCCACACGTCTACATGTGGAACGGAGGATCTGCGACGGAAGGGCAGGAAGACCGGACCAAGTTATGA